A region of the Phoenix dactylifera cultivar Barhee BC4 chromosome 10, palm_55x_up_171113_PBpolish2nd_filt_p, whole genome shotgun sequence genome:
TTTCCATCTCACAGCTGTGCTGCCCTTCTGTTTGTGAGATATGGTCTTATCACCCACTGGTATTGGTGCTGCAAGTTGTTATTCTATCCCCCTCCCTAATTAGGACCACTTAGTTAAGATCTAATGGTACCTGTGGCACCCCGGTCTGGTGCGTCTCAGAAAATGGTGATGCCGTGGGGTGggaaatgcgtatcggaaaagGCAACGGATCAAGCAAAGGAAATGGCTGTAGGAAAAATGTATACCAGTTCAGAAATACGAAGAGCACCAGGCAACTAGAAGGCCGGACACTATGGACTAgtacaagaaaattttcccCTTGCACACCCTAAAAGCAAAGCATCGTGTACACAAGGTCAGGATTCGACCCGTGTAGCAAAGACAACTCATGGCATGGTCGGTTGCTAGTAGATAATTTTTCATTCTTCCTCCTCGTCCTTATGATAATGATCAAGTCACCTAACATGTGCATGGAGACTTTGGCATGATTTTTTGTAATTAGATAAATGATCATAGAGTTGGCCAGGAACGCCACAAGAAGCAGGTCGGCTGTCCGCTTCTCTACATGTGATTCATGCGGTGTTTCTTTCCTATTTCTGCTTAACCGAGTCAGAAAGACTTCAGAATGGTGCACGAGGGACCACCGTGGTCAATTAGTCCTTTCGGCTGATGTCCTGCCCGATGGCTGATGGTGTACGTAAACTGGTCGACCACGGTTCCCCAGCTTCCATGTGAACAGCCTTTGCAGtgaatttatttgtttatttgttaCTAAACGGATGATTCATGCAATTTCAGCACaaatatattcaaaaacaataaattttggagcgcTATAGGTGGCTCCCTCTTTTCGACTTATAAAGCACCTGGGAGTAGTTGGTCACGTATAAAGCTATCTAATTCGCGGCTCCGTtagcctctctatagacatgtttGGCCTGAAACACGACGCCATCACTAACTATAACCAGATGTCTCCAAATATGAGGTGGCACTCACCCACACCGCCAGCTTTTTTCTGGCTCCAGCCGATACTCATAGCTGAATCTTCCTCAAGCATGCCGAGCCAAGTCTGCAGTGAATTTATTTGTCGGTCCAAAAATCTGTCCTCCTTTCCGTATAATATTGCGATGCTGAATTGCGATCCCAGCACTGCTAAGAGTTCCAGAGTGGGGGGCATATCGGTTTCATCTTCTGGATCATTAGATAAGCCATTGGGGCCCATAATTTTATGGGTGATAGTTACATTGCTTGCATGGGTCACTCTAATTATACTTACATTGCTTGCATGGGTGGCTGCAATCAGAGCGGAAAAGATGCACTTTATTCTAGGAAAATAATGAATACTTTAGTCCATACGAGATTAAATGAGGTTGCTCCTCCTGAAGCAGAGTTCGTGTTTGTATATTTGTGCAATCGACCTCTTATTTGAAAGCAAGATTACTTATTTTCCGTTTTAAGTTCTTTTGCATATTAGTGCCCACAAATTTTCATATGTTCATATTAATTCCAACAGActtcatatttatatatattaatcCCTTCGATCCCTTTAACTCTCTGCCTGTCGGTCCTTTGGTCAGCTTAACCAAACCTAAGGTTCTTCCTTTTCTCAACAAAAAGGAACCAATAATTGTACGTCGGATAGATACATCTTCTCAAAAGAGAGCTATTAAAATTTTATGGTCATTTTAAACTTATATAAAAAATTGGATAACTACAAATATCGCAGTTCAATCTAGATGGTGGTATTGCTATCTGTGTTCGACTCCGGTAAATATACTTTCTTCATGGCAAAATTTGTTGATTTGGCATGTATAGATTTTATCCCATCCCTTCTTTAGGGATTTATGTGCATACCAAGTCAGGCTAAACCAATATGTGGTGCTTAGTTTGCAATATAATCCTTGGTTTTTCCTCCTTATCTAGATTCTGACGTACCATCCTCTTTTTATTTCTTATATTAttcattttggcaaagttttccgtttgtttccctttttttttactcAACAGTGCTGTCCCTTTTGCGAAGCATGACAGCTAAAACTAAACttctagggctcgtttggttcgcaggaaaaggaggggggaaagtgtggtcaacgggaaagtaataaaatgcctcttatttggttggagttttcaaaggagagagatgggaaagttgtattcccatgggaatatgattcccacatttcatggaaaagtttttcccatgaggtgggaatcactctttttttattttttcccaaaaagacccttcagcattaaagaagcattaaagaggcattaaagacctaatttttattaagggcataataggaattatacataactttcctaggaaagtggatggtcaaccaaatataagcactttggaaattagtcactttcccatggttaaccaaacatgtcaaaagtactttcctaggtatcctcttcctaggaatttgattcccaggaatcatattcctaggaggaaaaatacttcccgcgaaccaaacgagcccctaaAGAGATCCTGTCATGACTAACAGAAGGTAGCAAGGGCATGAGAGTCAGCTTTTGTCAGTCTAGAAAAGCAATCCTTTTTAGGTCCTTCTCCCACCAGCCACACCATCACGACCGTTAGTTGAAGGGTATCCTTAGCCTTGCAAGTTGCAACCCTCACCCATCTTGCTTCTCCCTGAACCCTTAAGGaaaatggagtgattgatcTGGTGAGTGGAAATGATTAAAGTTATTCAAAGTGTTCAAAGTCTGGACACCTGTTGTATTTCTGTTGACGGGTGCTATCATTCTAAATGACTCCGATGAGTGGCCTAACAGACCTAGCTTTAATGGGTTGGTATTATATTGAAAGTAGTGGATGGTAGcctaaaggaagaagaaggtgatgTGTTGAGTGCGTGGATTGCAAGGAGACGACGGTAGGTAGCATGTCCAAATGGTGGAGGTTAGAATAGGGACATTGCTCTCGCAATGGTGATCACTATTCACCGGCCCCCACAAGTTCCCATTCCATGCCAAAGCCAGTGCCAAAACCCAGGAATCCCATTCCTGTTGCTCATCATATCCCTGTAAATTTTAAGGTATTTATTGAGTGCATGAGGCCCCTAGGGTTTTTTTATGTTCTCCAACATGTTTTCTTTATGTATCTTTCCACAACTTTCATATTGAATTGAGTCTTTGGACTGTGTTGCAAAGACTAGCATGGTAGTTTATTTGATTGCTAGATATTTTATAAGCAAGCAATTAAGTTGGCTGGCCCATGCATGGCGGCTTTGTCGCGCCCTCCAGCTAGAAGCTGGCTGCTTGCAGCCTTAGAACTCTTACTCAAGCATTTTGACCAACTTATCTCCAAATGGGTGTCATGGTCGACAACAGATGCCAAACTCTTTACTCAATCGTGCTGTTGCTGCTAATTCGAGATCCAGTTGAATCATTCGTCATTCATTTATTAGTGAACAGTGGGTGCGTAAATAAACGAAGTAGAGAATATAATGCAGCGAGTCCATCCTCCGTTCATTCTTCGTTGATTAATGATTAGAATGTGATGGTGCTGATGGAGTTGGATAAGATCCTCTGCAACCTGCCTCCGTTCTCCTTGGATATATATCCTCACGTTTGATGATCTGCATGCAGTAAATTAAATAACTTTTAAAGCCGTCGTCATGATCAGTCGGGACTCGGGAACTAATACTAGGGACGAATTCGTGGCGGCTTCGGAAGCCCTCCCTGGTCGGCGTGTGATCCGGGTCTTGGTGGAGCCTGATTCGACGTCGCTGCCGTCCATTCGCTCACGACGGGCAGACCATCAAACGCTATCGACGGTCCCGAAAGAGACTCCAGACCAAATCTTTTGGTGCCTCTCTTTGATCTACCTGAGGAAAGATCCAATGGCTGCCATCAAAAGACCCGCTCGTTCTCTTTCCAAGATACCGTTTTGACTTGTTGACCTTAACGTTCCGTACAATTAACTTTGAAACAAGTCACCGTTGGTggtaaataaatcaataaagaaaAGACTTAGTGGCCATACTGGTGTTTATTATTCTTTCGTCGTATTATATTTTGGGAgcagggttgtatctttcgcgcgaaagaagaATCCACCTTCCTTCGCgcgaatccaccgttggatcaccCACCGACGGATCTAAAAGCGCTCCAAAATTCGTGCCTGCACAACTCTCAAAGCAACCCAACTGTGGATTCGAAGGTGAGCCCTTCATTCCCGCGAAAGGACTTAATGCCTTCCCTTAAAGCCCCCCATCTCCACAAACACGTCATCCGGTTCCAAAAATATAGTTTATATATCCTGGTCCATCACCTGGTCCACCTGCACCCTCTTTCTAAGGGAATCATGTTGCTCGATCAAGAGAAGGCATGCGCATAGTGGGAAGCAGGACACCATTATAAATACACACATACCATATGGTTTCTATGGACCAAGGAATCATCTTTGTCATCCCATCTCATCCCCTGTATTAATTTCTCTTGCATCTCTCCCACGCCGACGAGCTCGAACAGCAGCATGTCGTGCAAGAGCAGCGACTGCGGCCACCACCACCACAGCTGGTGCAGCTCGTGCAGCTCGTGCATGTGGTGGTGCAAGGGGGACGACTGCCACCACCACAGTTGCTGCGACGACGGGAGCGAGTGCTGCGAAAACGTCTGCGGCATCATCTTCTGCTGGATCCTGGCCTTCATCATACTGATCCTCttcatcatcctcatcatctgGCTCGTCCTCCGACCCACCAAGCCCAAGTTCTACCTCCAGGACGCCACGATCGTCTCCTTCAACGTCTCCTCCCCGGAGAACCTCGTCTCCGCCACCCTCCAGGTAACCATCTCCACCCGCAACCCCAACGACCGCATCGGCATCTACTACGACCGCGTCGACGTCTTCGCCTCCTACAAGTACCAGCAGATCACCCCCGCCACCGCCGTCCCTCCATTCTACCAGGGCCACAACGACATCGACCTCTGGTCCCCGTTCCTCTGCGGCGTCAACGTCCCGGTGGCGCCCTACCTCGCCGAGGCTATCGCCCAGGACCAGTCCTCCggcgtcctcctcctccacgtCAAGATCGACGGCCGGCTCCGGTGGAAGGTGGGCACGTGGACCTCCGGCCACTACCACCTCTTCGTCACCTGCCCGGCATTTCTTTCTTTCGAGCTCGGGAAGGGCGACGGCGACCCCTCGGCCATCAAGTTCCAGCAGATCTCCACCTGCACTGTCGACGTCTGATAATATCTATCTTCGACGCCGGCCGGGCCCTTCTCTCATTTCTGAAACAGTGGAACTGCCGGAGTTAAATGAAGAGAGAGGAGGGTAAGATTTCCATCACTTGTATTCATGTAATTGCCAGTTAATTGTGAATTATGCAGTCAACCTTTGTAAAAGTAGTTCATCAAGGTCTACGCCGTAGGTAGCGATTAGGGAACACCCCATATGTGGGTCCCAGTTCGCTTTTGGACTTTGTTATGATTTCCTGGATGTATTCTTGCTTCAATAAGAAAGGGCGGAAACTACGTGCTTCCTCCATTTTCcgtcgaaaaaaaaaatatcccgGACCCGCATGCAACATCCCCAGTGTAATTGCTATGGTTCTGGTTGTatatccaaaaataaaataaaataaataaaatgtatAGAGAAATTAAAAGATAGGGATAGAAAAGATCGATGCATTTCAGATGCAAtacaaataaaatttatttttttatatttattctattttttcaCTCTTACGTTACTTTCTGAGATCTGTTGAGGTGATGTGCGCAGCAAACAAACGATTCACGGTCAATAGTTGGATAGCGTGATGGCTACTTCAAAGTCGATCTATTGGGAtggatgagaaaaaaaaagaagctcggAGTTCTTTGATATATATGTGAGATAAGGATGTAATAGTTGACATCatgaaagaagatcaatcatgCATTCTTAAATGCTAAAGATGTGACCGGAACCAATTGCTACACTTCTTTTACAGCGACTAATTTGGATGGGCCCTCAACTAAAAATTGAGTGCAAATAATCCACATTATAATAGGGCAACTTCCACAACCCAAACGTGTGCTAGTGCTACCTATTTTCTCCAATAAGGGAGGTTGGTTTAAAATGTAAACAGATTCCCTTCCAAATTCTTTTGGGCCTATCAAAACTTACTATGTTCTAAAGCTATATGAACTCGGAACAACTTGGACATAAAAATTGCTTTGCCCTAAGAGAGTTTTGGCCCATTTCCCAAACTAATGCGAATAAGTTCGGCCAGCTCTGCCTTGCCCTTACTATTGCAGTGCCAATGAATGCTGATACCTAGATAGAAACTCTTGAAAACAAGATAACGAAACATATAAAAGACGCATCTTTTTGAAATGGAATTGCGTCAGAAAGGTGAGGGGCTAAGATTATGCGCATCCAGCTACCGGTCATGTCAACCAATAACGACTGAAAAATGTTTACAAGAAAAGAGAGGACCCAAAGGAAGAGTTATCCTTAGTGATAAGTGTCGGTGTGGCCTCTCCTCATGTGGTTCCCACctcatttaaaatttaaaaaaaataatagtagtTTAAAACCGTGGGGTAAGGTAACGCGTCTCCagaaaatggagaagaaaaaaaaaataatgaccgATAGTTGATTTTATTTAGATTTGATTGAAATTTAAGTATGTTATTTTCGACATTGAAAGctacaaatatttagatttttaaaAAGTCTTCGCTATTAATTATTTCAAGCATCAATATTTCTATTttgctgtttattattgaaaccATCTTATTGGTGATGAATGTCCTTTTTGTAAAAGccaaaattaaattttgttgtTGTTTGCAGTCTCTAGTTGAACTAAAAAGATCTATTGTAattctattattttaaatagtGGAAGTATCTGATTAGACTAGATtccatagtttttttttcacatcgaagaattttttacattaaaaaattatgttgcctcttgtatatggattgctttattaTTGCTTAGTAAGTAATATCttatttaattatataaaaaaattatggcatacttatttttttattatattttttaataattagtaTGAAGTATGACCCGTGGTTGACATCATGAAAGACACGAAAGAAGATTAATCATGGATGCTTAGGTGCTAAAGATGTGACGGAACCCGATTGCTACACTTCTTTTACAGCGACTAATTTGGATGGACCTTCTAAGGCTATCTGGGTTCAACTTAAAAATTGAGTGCAAATAATCCATAATATTATAATAGGACAATTTTCACAACCCAAACCTGTGGTACCTATTTTCTCCAAAAGGGAGGTTGGTTTAAAATGTTAAGAGATTCCCTACCGAATTCTTTTGGGCCTATCAAAACTTACAATGTGCTCAAGCTAAATGAGCTTGGAACAACTTGGACATAAAACTTGCTTTGCCCTAAGAGAGTTTTGGCCTATTTCCCAAACTAATGCGAATAAGTTCGGCCGGCTCTGTCTTGCCCTCACTATTGCAGTGCCAATGAGAGCTGATACCTTGATAAGAACTCTTGAGACCAAGATAAACGAAACATATAAAAGATGCGTATCTTTTTGAAATGGAATTGCATCAGAAAGGTGAGGGGCTATGAGTATACGCATCCAGCTACCGGCCATGTCAACCAATAACGGCACTGCCTAGTTTGGAGGTGAGGTAATCGTTGAAAACCGGAAGTCCATGAAAAcggtgaagaaaaaaaaaatatagaggagaagaggaggaaaaggttACACTTTGCTGGATGTACGGATAATTAATTTTATTCGCTGAAATTTAAGTATGTTTTCTTTAGCATTGAAAGCTATAGATTAAATGATTTGgatttttaaaaattcttcTCTATTGATTATTTCAAGCATCAACACTTGGTGAAATCAATCATCTATTTTATTGTTTATTATTGAAATTCGTCTTATTAGTGACGATTGTTCTTATTGTGGAAGCCAAGATTAAATCTTGTTGATGTTTATGCAGCCTCTAGTTGAGCTAGAGAGGATTCATTGCAATTCAATTATCATAATAGTAAAAGTTTTTGGTAGTTTTTTTCTTCACATCGAAGAATTTTTTACGTTAAAAATTGTATTGCCTGGATTGCTTAATTATTTTGCATGTTAATTTCTTGAATAAATTATAGAGATTATTATTGCTAGGTAAgtgatattttatttaattatacacagaaagaaaaaagtttgcggcattattattttttgattatatttttccaACAATTAGTAAGAGGCTAGGCAAGTTTGGAGACTCAAAAGTGAGTCAGAAATGGATCCAAACAAACCttgtttcttattttattttattttattttttttgcgaaAGCCTCGCCAATGCCCCTCGATGTGTAAATTTTAAGGTTTTTATTGCGTACATGTTTTCTTTATGCATCTTTCCCAAACTTTCTTATTGAATTGAGTCTTTGAACTGTGTTGCAAAGACTAGCATGGTGGTTTATTTGATTGCTAGATATTTTATAATCAAGCAAGCAAGTTGGCTGGCCCATGCCGGCTTCGTCGCGCCCTCCAGCTGGAATCTGGATGCTTGCAGCCTTAGAACTCTCACTCAAGCATTTTGACCAACTTATCTCCAAATGAGTGTCATGGTCAACAACAGATGCCAAACTCTTTATTCAATCGTGCTGTTGCTGCTAATTCGAGATCCAGTTGAATCATTCGTCATTCGTTTATTAGTGAACAGTGGGTGCGTAAATAAACAAAGTAGAGAATATAATGCAGTGAGTCCATCATCCGTTCATCCTTCTTTGATTGATGATTAATTCGTGGATGGTGCTGATTGAGTTGGATCGGATCCCCTGTAACCTGCCTTCGTTCTCTTTAAATAATCTGCATGC
Encoded here:
- the LOC103703140 gene encoding NDR1/HIN1-like protein 1, which produces MSCKSSDCGHHHHSWCSSCSSCMWWCKGDDCHHHSCCDDGSECCENVCGIIFCWILAFIILILFIILIIWLVLRPTKPKFYLQDATIVSFNVSSPENLVSATLQVTISTRNPNDRIGIYYDRVDVFASYKYQQITPATAVPPFYQGHNDIDLWSPFLCGVNVPVAPYLAEAIAQDQSSGVLLLHVKIDGRLRWKVGTWTSGHYHLFVTCPAFLSFELGKGDGDPSAIKFQQISTCTVDV